The DNA region GCACGTCCTGGCGCCCGTCACGTTCGAGAAGGCGACCTGGATGCTGAAGTCACTGGTCAACCCGTGGCTTGGGAAGCGTCCGATCGCCGAGATCGAGCCGCCGGAGTTGCTGTCTGTACTGCGGCGCATCGAGAGCCGCGGCAAGCACGAAACCGCGCATCGCACCAAGCAGCGCTGCGGCCAGGTGTTCCGGTACGTGATCGCCACGGGACGCGCCCAGCGGGATCCCTCGGCCGACCTCCGCGACGCGCTCACGCCCGTGCGGTCAACGCACCGGGCGGCCGTCACGCACCCGGAGCAGGTGGGCGAGCTCCTGAGCGCCATTGACGGCTACCACGGGAGCTTCGTCGTACGGTCGGCGCTGCAACTCGCGCCGCTCGTGTTCGTGCGCCCGGGTGAACTCCGAAGGGCGGAGTGGAGCGAGGTCGATCTCGACGCCGCCGAGTGGCGCATCCCGGCAGAGCGCATGAAGATGCGCGAGGCGCACATCGTGCCCCTGAGCACCCAGGCGGTCGCGATCCTGCAGGAGCTCCGGCCGCTGACGGAGCGCTCACGCTACGTGTTCCCGTCCATCCGCACCATCACCCGGCCGATGAGCGACGGCACCATCAACGCCGCGCTGCGTCGGCTCGGCTACGACTCCGACCAGCACGTCGGCCACGGCTTCCGCGCCATGGCGTCGACGCTACTCAATGAGATGGGCTGGGCGCCGGACGTCATCGAGCGCCAACTCGCGCACGCGCCGCGCAACAAGGTGCGCGCGGCGTACAACCGGGCGCAGCACCTGGCGGAGCGCCGGAAGATGATGCAGGCCTGGTCCGACTTCCTGGACGGATTGCGTCGGAACGCAAGGTGACCCCTGATGCGTCACGCTGACTGAGCGGATGAGCGCCACTGAACCGCAAGTGGGGTATCGGTCAGACGCATCACCTGACATCGCGGCGACGT from Luteitalea sp. TBR-22 includes:
- a CDS encoding integrase arm-type DNA-binding domain-containing protein, encoding MPRRVLPLTDTQIRKIKPAASVLRLSDGDGLYLLVQPSGGKWWRFDYIHQGRRKTLSFGTYPEVSLVAARARRAAAREQVASGIDPSRERQQARDAAVQAMTFAEVADEWLERQKHVLAPVTFEKATWMLKSLVNPWLGKRPIAEIEPPELLSVLRRIESRGKHETAHRTKQRCGQVFRYVIATGRAQRDPSADLRDALTPVRSTHRAAVTHPEQVGELLSAIDGYHGSFVVRSALQLAPLVFVRPGELRRAEWSEVDLDAAEWRIPAERMKMREAHIVPLSTQAVAILQELRPLTERSRYVFPSIRTITRPMSDGTINAALRRLGYDSDQHVGHGFRAMASTLLNEMGWAPDVIERQLAHAPRNKVRAAYNRAQHLAERRKMMQAWSDFLDGLRRNAR